Proteins co-encoded in one Kocuria flava genomic window:
- a CDS encoding DUF6986 family protein, with translation MSAPGTSLPASFGQRAAALLAGTDADLERLYPGDDGSRQPVHTCYVPADLVTPDTPREWGEAALAAAEEAGGPEVLAELAGVEEHLRAEVVARTVRKLREEPVEDLRLDLEDGYGQRPDAEEDAAAVGAARTVAAMARSRHRGQAPQPAFAGIRFKCLEAATRERGLRTLDLFVTALVREGGLAAAGVAEDGLPPGLVLTLPKVSAVAQVEVMVEACRALEQALGLPEGRLRFEIQMETAPMIVGPDGTCPIPAMLRAGGGRVTALHYGTYDYSASLGVAAEFQSMEHPVADHAKQVMQVAVAGTGVRLSDGSTNRLPVGDPSQRREAWALHARLVRRSLERGLYQGWDLHAHQLPTRYLSTYAFYRRSFDAAAHRLKVYRSRSVPGIEAADVADEPATARALARFVHRGVLCGAVGAPELAEAAGLGERELAELAHPEAALSAPTPGGR, from the coding sequence GTGAGCGCCCCGGGGACCAGCCTGCCCGCCTCCTTCGGGCAGCGCGCCGCGGCGCTGCTGGCCGGCACGGACGCCGACCTCGAGCGCCTCTACCCGGGCGACGACGGGAGCCGGCAGCCGGTGCACACCTGCTACGTCCCCGCCGACCTCGTCACCCCGGACACCCCGCGGGAGTGGGGCGAGGCGGCGCTGGCGGCGGCCGAGGAGGCCGGCGGCCCGGAGGTCCTCGCGGAGCTCGCCGGGGTCGAGGAGCACCTGCGGGCGGAGGTCGTGGCCCGCACCGTCCGGAAGCTGCGCGAGGAGCCGGTCGAGGACCTGCGCCTGGACCTCGAGGACGGCTACGGGCAGCGCCCGGACGCCGAGGAGGACGCCGCCGCGGTCGGGGCCGCGCGCACCGTGGCCGCGATGGCCCGCTCCCGCCACCGCGGGCAGGCGCCCCAGCCGGCGTTCGCCGGCATCCGGTTCAAGTGCCTGGAGGCCGCCACCCGCGAGCGCGGGCTGCGCACGCTGGACCTGTTCGTCACGGCGCTGGTGCGCGAGGGCGGGCTGGCCGCCGCGGGGGTCGCCGAGGACGGCCTGCCGCCGGGGCTGGTGCTGACCCTGCCGAAGGTCTCGGCCGTGGCCCAGGTCGAAGTCATGGTCGAGGCCTGCCGGGCGCTCGAGCAGGCGCTGGGCCTGCCCGAGGGGCGGCTGCGCTTCGAGATCCAGATGGAGACGGCCCCCATGATCGTGGGCCCGGACGGGACGTGCCCGATCCCGGCGATGCTGCGCGCGGGCGGGGGCCGGGTCACGGCCCTGCACTACGGCACCTACGACTACTCGGCCTCGCTGGGGGTCGCCGCGGAGTTCCAGTCGATGGAGCACCCGGTGGCCGACCACGCCAAGCAGGTCATGCAGGTCGCGGTCGCCGGCACCGGGGTGCGCCTGTCCGACGGGTCGACCAACCGGCTGCCGGTGGGCGATCCGTCCCAGCGGCGGGAGGCCTGGGCCCTGCACGCCCGGCTGGTCCGCCGCTCCCTGGAGCGCGGGCTGTACCAGGGCTGGGACCTGCACGCCCACCAGCTGCCGACCCGCTACCTGAGCACCTACGCCTTCTACCGCCGGTCCTTCGACGCCGCGGCGCACCGGCTGAAGGTCTACCGCTCCCGCTCCGTGCCGGGCATCGAGGCGGCCGACGTCGCCGACGAGCCGGCGACCGCCCGGGCCCTGGCCCGCTTCGTGCACCGCGGCGTGCTGTGCGGGGCGGTCGGCGCACCGGAGCTCGCGGAGGCCGCCGGCCTCGGCGAGCGGGAGCTGGCCGAGCTCGCCCACCCCGAGGCCGCCCTGAGCGCCCCGACCCCTGGAGGCAGATGA
- the aceB gene encoding malate synthase A, producing the protein MTTSTIEHVLPPALERAGEILTDEALAFVAELHRRFASRREELLGAREDNRRAAAASGTLDFLPETKQIRESEWTVAPAPPALQDRRVEMTGPAAPAKMAINALNSGAKVWLADLEDASSPTWHNQVDGILNLRDAARGTLSFTSPEGKEYSLRQDAPLAVVVARPRGWHLPEHNVTVDGKPASGSLVDFGLHFFHTARQLLANGHGPYYYLPKMESHLEARLWNDVFTFAEEHLGIEHGTIRATVLIETIPAAFQMDEILWELRDHASGLNAGRWDYLFSIIKYFRDAGEKFVLADRSTITMTAPLMRAYTELLVKTCHRRGAFAMGGMAAFIPNRREPEVTEAAFAKVRADKTREAEDGFDGSWVAHPDLVATCREVFDAVLGEKPNQVDRLREDVQVTPEQLLDVPSAGAVRTQKELALNLYVAIRYTAVWLSGNGAVAIHNLMEDAATAEISRSQVWQQIRNGVVYEDTGATATRELVAEELERQKEVLRGEVDAQSFEKHFEPAARLIADLVLGEEYVDFLTLPAYDLIEGR; encoded by the coding sequence ATGACCACCAGCACCATCGAGCACGTCCTGCCGCCGGCGCTTGAGCGCGCCGGGGAGATCCTCACCGACGAGGCCCTCGCCTTCGTGGCGGAGCTGCACCGCCGCTTCGCGTCCCGCCGCGAGGAGCTCCTCGGCGCGCGCGAGGACAACCGCCGCGCCGCCGCCGCGAGCGGCACCCTCGACTTCCTGCCGGAGACGAAGCAGATCCGGGAGAGCGAGTGGACGGTCGCACCGGCGCCGCCGGCGCTGCAGGACCGGCGGGTCGAGATGACCGGCCCGGCCGCCCCCGCCAAGATGGCGATCAACGCCCTGAACTCCGGGGCGAAGGTCTGGCTGGCCGACCTCGAGGACGCCTCGAGCCCCACCTGGCACAACCAGGTCGACGGCATCCTCAACCTGCGCGACGCCGCCCGCGGCACCCTCTCCTTCACCTCCCCCGAGGGCAAGGAGTACAGCCTGCGCCAGGACGCGCCGCTGGCCGTCGTCGTCGCCCGCCCCCGCGGCTGGCACCTGCCCGAGCACAACGTCACGGTCGACGGGAAGCCGGCCTCCGGGTCCCTGGTGGACTTCGGCCTGCACTTCTTCCACACCGCCCGGCAGCTGCTGGCCAACGGCCACGGACCGTACTACTACCTGCCGAAGATGGAGTCCCACCTCGAGGCCCGGCTGTGGAACGACGTGTTCACCTTCGCCGAGGAGCACCTGGGCATCGAGCACGGCACGATCCGCGCGACCGTGCTCATCGAGACCATCCCGGCCGCGTTCCAGATGGACGAGATCCTCTGGGAGCTGCGCGACCACGCCTCCGGGCTCAACGCCGGGCGCTGGGACTACCTGTTCAGCATCATCAAGTACTTCCGCGACGCGGGCGAGAAGTTCGTCCTGGCGGACCGCTCCACGATCACCATGACCGCCCCGCTGATGCGCGCCTACACCGAGCTGCTCGTGAAGACCTGCCACCGCCGCGGAGCCTTCGCGATGGGCGGGATGGCCGCGTTCATCCCCAACCGCCGCGAGCCGGAGGTCACCGAGGCGGCCTTCGCCAAGGTGCGGGCCGACAAGACCCGCGAGGCCGAGGACGGCTTCGACGGCTCGTGGGTGGCCCACCCCGACCTGGTCGCCACCTGCCGCGAGGTCTTCGACGCCGTGCTCGGTGAGAAGCCCAACCAGGTGGACCGCCTGCGCGAGGACGTGCAGGTCACCCCCGAGCAGCTGCTCGACGTCCCCAGCGCCGGCGCCGTGCGCACCCAGAAGGAGCTCGCCCTCAACCTCTACGTCGCGATCCGCTACACCGCGGTGTGGCTGTCGGGCAACGGCGCGGTGGCCATCCACAACCTCATGGAGGACGCCGCGACGGCCGAGATCTCCCGGTCGCAGGTCTGGCAGCAGATCCGCAACGGCGTGGTCTACGAGGACACCGGTGCCACGGCCACCCGTGAGCTCGTGGCCGAGGAGCTCGAGCGGCAGAAGGAGGTGCTGCGCGGGGAGGTCGACGCGCAGAGCTTCGAGAAGCACTTCGAGCCCGCCGCCCGGCTGATCGCCGACCTCGTGCTCGGCGAGGAGTACGTGGACTTCCTCACCCTCCCGGCCTACGACCTCATCGAGGGCCGGTGA
- a CDS encoding bifunctional allantoicase/(S)-ureidoglycine aminohydrolase — translation MTDRTYYAPHGGHPPQTDLLTDRAMFTEAYAVIPRGTMRDIVTSRLPFWDGTRAWVLARPLSGFAETFSQYVMEVGPGGGSDRPETDSGVESALFVMEGSLALTVEGEEHELAPGGYAYLPPECEWTVRNPGAEPARFHWIRKAYEYVQGLEVPEPVITSDQEVEPTPMPGTDGKWATTRFVDPDDLRHDMHVTVVTFEPGAVIPFAETHVMEHGLYVLEGKAVYRLNQDWVEVEAGDFMWLRAFCPQACYAGGPGRFRYLLYKDVNRQMKLR, via the coding sequence ATGACCGACCGCACCTACTACGCCCCGCACGGCGGGCACCCGCCGCAGACCGACCTGCTGACGGACCGGGCGATGTTCACGGAGGCCTACGCGGTGATCCCGCGCGGGACGATGCGCGACATCGTCACGAGCAGGCTCCCGTTCTGGGACGGGACCCGCGCGTGGGTCCTGGCCCGGCCCCTGTCCGGGTTCGCGGAGACCTTCTCGCAGTACGTCATGGAGGTCGGCCCGGGCGGCGGCAGCGACCGCCCCGAGACCGACTCGGGCGTGGAGTCCGCGCTGTTCGTCATGGAGGGCTCCCTGGCCCTGACCGTGGAGGGCGAGGAGCACGAGCTCGCCCCCGGTGGCTACGCCTACCTGCCGCCGGAGTGCGAGTGGACCGTGCGCAACCCCGGTGCCGAGCCGGCCCGCTTCCACTGGATCCGCAAGGCCTACGAGTACGTCCAGGGCCTCGAGGTCCCCGAGCCCGTGATCACCTCGGACCAGGAGGTCGAGCCGACCCCCATGCCCGGCACGGACGGGAAGTGGGCCACCACCCGCTTCGTGGACCCGGACGACCTGCGCCACGACATGCACGTGACGGTCGTGACCTTCGAGCCCGGCGCGGTGATCCCGTTCGCCGAGACGCACGTGATGGAGCACGGGCTCTACGTGCTCGAGGGCAAGGCCGTCTACCGGCTCAACCAGGACTGGGTGGAGGTGGAGGCCGGTGACTTCATGTGGCTGCGCGCCTTCTGCCCGCAGGCCTGCTACGCCGGGGGTCCGGGCCGCTTCCGCTACCTCCTCTACAAGGACGTCAACCGGCAGATGAAGCTGCGCTGA